The following is a genomic window from Lysinibacillus sp. G4S2.
TGCTACCGCTAGGACATTTCTTCAAGCACTAAATGTCGCTCTAATTTACGCTTTACTCGTTGCAAAGCATTGTCAATGGACTTCACATGACGATTTAATTTCGCGGAAATTTCATGATAAGACCGGCCATCTAAGTAAAGAGCTAACACTTGTAACTCTAATTCACTTAAAATCTCACTCATCTTTTCTTCTAAGTAACCATACTCTTCTCTATGAATCATTAATTCTTCCGGATCATCCATAATAGCACCTGTTAACACGTCCATTAATGTACGATCTGACTCTTCATCAAAAATAGGCTTGTCCAAAGAAACGTAAGAATTTAGTGGTATATGCTTTTGTCTTGTAGCAGTTTTAATAGCCGTAATAATTTGTCTTGTAATACATAGCTCAGCAAAAGCTCGAAAAGAAGCTAGCTTGTCTCCCTTAAAATCACGAATGGCTTTATATAAACCAATCATGCCCTCTTGCACAATATCTTCTTTATCCGCACCAATTAAAAAATATGATCTAGCCTTTGCTCTTACTAACAAACGGTATTTCGTAATTAAATAATCCAACGCATCTGTATTACCTTGATGCACCATTTCAATAAGTTCTTCATCATTGAATCGTTCAAAATCTTGTGTCACTTGTACAATACTATTTTTAAACATGGTATCACCTCAGCCACAACAGATAATTAGGAACAGTATAACGGAATTGGAAAATATGAGTCAATCAATCATTTCAAACCACGTCGCCATTTTTCAAAGGCCAAAGCAATATCAGGCTTTAGCTCTATGCGAGATGGCGGCTTGCTATCCTGTTTTCGTTTCACATCATGAGAAATTTTATGCTGGATAATACCCAGATCAATTTCTAGCTCTCTTGCCGATTTTCGCAAAGCACCGTTACCAAAAATTACACTTTGCTCTGCCATATCCGAAGTTGCTACATGAATTTGAACATTTCTAGCTTTTAGTTCTCTTGTCATTTTTTCAATACGTTCATCTGCTGTTTCGTTTTTTCGTGTATAAATGACTTCGACATCATTTTCTAAATAAGATTGCTCCACACCTGGTACAAGATGTGCATCAAAAACGATAATTACGCGCCAGCCCATGGCCGCCTTATACTCAGCCATAAGCTCAATTAATCTCTTACGCGCATCTTCAAAATTCGTATCTCGTAATGGCCGTAGCTCTTTCCAAGCTCCAATCATATTATAGCCGTCAACAAGCAAAATGTTGTTCATTGTCAATCATTCGCTTCTTGACGTTTACGATACACTTCATACATTAAAAGTGCAGCAGCTACCGATGCATTTAGTGATGTGACATGTCCAATCATCGGTAAATGATATAAAAAGTCACATTTCTCTTTTAACAAGCGGCTCATGCCTTTACCTTCACTACCAATAATAATCGCTAGCGGTAATGTTGCATCCATTTTACGATAGTCCGCAGAACCTTTAGCATCTGTACCTGCGATCCATACTCCTCGTTCTTTTAGCTCTTCTACTGTTTGCGCTAGGTTATTAACACGCACGACAGGTACATGCTCTATTGCTCCCGTTGAAGACTTTGCCACTACAGCTGTCAAACTTACGGAACGACGCTTCGGGATAATTATACCGTGTGCACCTATAGCATCAGCAGTTCGCATAATAGAGCCCAGATTATGCGGATCCTCTAGCTCATCTAAAATCAAGAAAAATGGGTCTTCTTGTTTTTTTGCTGCCGCAGCAAATAAATCCTCTAGCTCTGCATATTGGTATGCTGCAACAGAGGCGACAATTCCTTGGTGATTGGCATCTGATAATTGATCAACCTTTTTTTTCGGGACAAATTGAACAATGACGCCACGTTCTCGTGCCAAATCTAGTAATTCATTAACCCCTGATTTTTTTACACCTTCTGCAATCCATACTTTATTCATATCGCGGCCTGAACGAAGTGCTTCTAACACTGGGTTTTTACCGGCAATAATTTCACCATTTTGCTCTGCCATTATTTCGACACTCCTTTTGATTCCTCGATTATTTGAATAGCGTATGCAATGATTGCATACACGCGTTCTAATTCATTTAATAAATATAAACTACCAAGCACCGCCTCAAAGCCTGAGCTATTACGGTATGTTTGAACATCTGTATTTTTGGGCACAGAGCCGGATTTGGCATTGCGTCCACGACGGAACACAGCCAATTCCTCCTCTGTTAAAAAGCCTTCATCCATCATTCGATGTACAATCATAGATTGCGCTTTCGCTGATACATAACACGTCGCTTCTCTATGAAGTGTATTAGGTTTAACACGGCCGGCACGTAGCAAATACTCTCGTACCTTTTGCTCTAAAACTGCGTCTCCCATATAGGCTAACGCTAATGCATTCAATTGCTTGACATCTTCGTTGCGGAGTTTATCCAAGTTACTTACCCTCGTTTCCATCTAGTTCCTTGTCGCGTATCTTCTAAAATGATACCTTGCGCTTGCAAATGGTCACGAATTTCATCTGAACGAGCAAAATCACGATTTTTACGCGCTTCTACACGCTCCTGTAAAAGTGCTTCAATTTCTTCGTCTAATAGCTCTTCTTCTTTTGCAAATTCAATACCTAAGACGTCACCTAACACCTCAAAAGTTTCAACAAAACGCAATAATACTTTTTCATCGGTATTTGTTTCATTTAAATAAATATTTGCGATACGTGCTAATTCAAATAATACGGAAATGGCATTGGCTGTATTAAAATCGTCATCCATTGCTTCTTCAAAATACGCTTTTTGTTCAGCAATTTTTCCAAGCCATTCTTCTGAATGATCACCTAGACTAGCCGTTGCTGTTAAACGATGCTTAACATTGTTGTAGGCAGTACGAATTCGTTCTAAACCAGTTGCGGCTGCATCCACTAAATCCTTTGAAAAGTTAATTGGATGGCGATAATGTACAGAAAGCATAAAGAAGCGTAAGATTTGTGGATCAATTTGTTTACGAATATCATTAACGAGTATAAAATTGCCAAGAGATTTGGACATTTTTTCATTATCAATATTAATATACCCATTGTGCATCCAATAACGTGCAAATGTTTTATCATTATGAGCTTCAGATTGTGCAATTTCATTTTCGTGATGCGGGAAAGTTAAATCTTGCCCACCAGCATGAATATCAATAGTATCTCCTAAATGTTCACGTGCCATTACCGAGCATTCAATATGCCAACCCGGACGACCTTTTCCCCAAGGGCTTTCCCAATAAATCTCACCTGGCTTAACAGCTTTCCATAGAGCGAAATCTAATGCATCATCTTTTTTCTCGCCAGCTTCAATACGAGCACCAATTTTTAAATCATCCACCGATTGATGAGATAGTTTACCGTAGCCATTAAATTTACGAGTTCGGTAATAGACATCTCCAGCTGACTCATAAGCATAGCCTTTATCGATTAAAACTTGAATGAATTGTATAATATCATCCATATGCTCTGTAACGCGTGGGTGTACATCTGCCTTCTTGCAGCCTAATGCTGTAACATCTTCAAAATACGCAGCAATGAAGCGCTCTGTTAATTCATGTACTTCTTCGCCCAGCTCATTTGCTGCCTTAATAATTTTATCGTCTACATCCGTAAAATTGGATACAAATTTCACATCATAGCCTCTATATTGAAAATAACGTCGTACTGTATCATAAACAATAACAGGACGCGAATTCCCAATATGGATATAATTATAAACAGTCGGACCGCAAACATACATTTTCACTTTGCCTTCTTCTAGCGGTACGAAAGTTTCCTTTTGTCGTGTTAATGAGTTGAAAATTTGAATACTCATTGTGTTTCTCTCTCCTTTTGTAAGCTCTCGATTTCCTGCTGCAATGCTGCAATCTGTTTCTCGAAACCTTGACAACGTTCTTCTACAGGGTCAGGTATATTTTGGTGGTCTAGTTTTTTCTCTAGACGGACTCCATCCTTAATCACAATTTTACCAGGAATACCGACAACTGTAGCGTTTGGTGGCACTTCTTTTAAGACAACTGAACCTGCACCAATTTTACTATTCTCACCAATTGTAATAGAACCTAATACTTTTGCTCCTGTCGCAACTAGTACATTGTCCTTTAATGTCGGATGGCGTTTCCCCTTTTCTTTTCCTGTACCACCTAAAGTTACCCCTTGATACAATGTTACATTATCACCAATCTCACATGTTTCGCCAATAACAACGCCCATCCCATGGTCAATAAAGAAACGTCGACCAATCTTCGCTCCAGGATGAATTTCAATTCCAGTAAAGAAGCGACTAATTTGTGAAATAGTACGAGCTATAAAATAAAAGCGCCTTTTAAAGAACCAATGGGCAACTCGATGCGCCCATGTAGCATGTAGACCTGAGTATGTTAGCACAACTTCAAACACACTACGCGCTGCTGGATCATTCTCAAAGATTGTTTCTACATCTTCCTTCATTCTTTTAAACACAAAAAACTCCCCCTTTTCGTTTTGATTGGCCTTGACCCTTTGACACACTGTAGCTAACGTTGATTCGCTGCAGAGTTAGTTGAGTAGAATTGTGCCACC
Proteins encoded in this region:
- the sigH gene encoding RNA polymerase sporulation sigma factor SigH translates to MFKNSIVQVTQDFERFNDEELIEMVHQGNTDALDYLITKYRLLVRAKARSYFLIGADKEDIVQEGMIGLYKAIRDFKGDKLASFRAFAELCITRQIITAIKTATRQKHIPLNSYVSLDKPIFDEESDRTLMDVLTGAIMDDPEELMIHREEYGYLEEKMSEILSELELQVLALYLDGRSYHEISAKLNRHVKSIDNALQRVKRKLERHLVLEEMS
- a CDS encoding NYN domain-containing protein yields the protein MNNILLVDGYNMIGAWKELRPLRDTNFEDARKRLIELMAEYKAAMGWRVIIVFDAHLVPGVEQSYLENDVEVIYTRKNETADERIEKMTRELKARNVQIHVATSDMAEQSVIFGNGALRKSARELEIDLGIIQHKISHDVKRKQDSKPPSRIELKPDIALAFEKWRRGLK
- the rlmB gene encoding 23S rRNA (guanosine(2251)-2'-O)-methyltransferase RlmB; its protein translation is MAEQNGEIIAGKNPVLEALRSGRDMNKVWIAEGVKKSGVNELLDLARERGVIVQFVPKKKVDQLSDANHQGIVASVAAYQYAELEDLFAAAAKKQEDPFFLILDELEDPHNLGSIMRTADAIGAHGIIIPKRRSVSLTAVVAKSSTGAIEHVPVVRVNNLAQTVEELKERGVWIAGTDAKGSADYRKMDATLPLAIIIGSEGKGMSRLLKEKCDFLYHLPMIGHVTSLNASVAAALLMYEVYRKRQEAND
- a CDS encoding Mini-ribonuclease 3; translation: MDKLRNEDVKQLNALALAYMGDAVLEQKVREYLLRAGRVKPNTLHREATCYVSAKAQSMIVHRMMDEGFLTEEELAVFRRGRNAKSGSVPKNTDVQTYRNSSGFEAVLGSLYLLNELERVYAIIAYAIQIIEESKGVSK
- the cysS gene encoding cysteine--tRNA ligase, with the translated sequence MSIQIFNSLTRQKETFVPLEEGKVKMYVCGPTVYNYIHIGNSRPVIVYDTVRRYFQYRGYDVKFVSNFTDVDDKIIKAANELGEEVHELTERFIAAYFEDVTALGCKKADVHPRVTEHMDDIIQFIQVLIDKGYAYESAGDVYYRTRKFNGYGKLSHQSVDDLKIGARIEAGEKKDDALDFALWKAVKPGEIYWESPWGKGRPGWHIECSVMAREHLGDTIDIHAGGQDLTFPHHENEIAQSEAHNDKTFARYWMHNGYINIDNEKMSKSLGNFILVNDIRKQIDPQILRFFMLSVHYRHPINFSKDLVDAAATGLERIRTAYNNVKHRLTATASLGDHSEEWLGKIAEQKAYFEEAMDDDFNTANAISVLFELARIANIYLNETNTDEKVLLRFVETFEVLGDVLGIEFAKEEELLDEEIEALLQERVEARKNRDFARSDEIRDHLQAQGIILEDTRQGTRWKRG
- the cysE gene encoding serine O-acetyltransferase, with amino-acid sequence MFKRMKEDVETIFENDPAARSVFEVVLTYSGLHATWAHRVAHWFFKRRFYFIARTISQISRFFTGIEIHPGAKIGRRFFIDHGMGVVIGETCEIGDNVTLYQGVTLGGTGKEKGKRHPTLKDNVLVATGAKVLGSITIGENSKIGAGSVVLKEVPPNATVVGIPGKIVIKDGVRLEKKLDHQNIPDPVEERCQGFEKQIAALQQEIESLQKERETQ